In Candidatus Dormiibacterota bacterium, one DNA window encodes the following:
- a CDS encoding sulfite exporter TauE/SafE family protein — MLLHVGIYLVLGVALGYVGGLLGIGGGLIAIPMLGLFFGYSEQAAQGTALVMIVPNVLLGLWHYIRKVGMDLRLAITLAVTAVPFTFVAARIATTLPSKPLRIAFGVFILAIAAQMAYRALAHKKREGEPRVLPWPFAAIVGAIGGSLSGIFSVGGAVFAVPVMSTFFGLSQVAAQGMGLALVAPGTVVSIATFAAAHDVDWITGIALAIGGVYSVPQGVNLAKRLPERGLRLIFAAFMLASALGLFFRA; from the coding sequence ATGTTGCTCCACGTTGGGATCTATCTGGTGTTGGGCGTGGCCCTTGGCTATGTGGGTGGCCTGCTCGGCATTGGCGGTGGATTGATCGCGATTCCGATGCTGGGGCTATTCTTCGGCTATTCCGAACAGGCGGCGCAGGGTACGGCACTCGTGATGATCGTGCCGAACGTGCTGCTTGGCCTCTGGCATTATATCCGCAAGGTCGGTATGGATCTGCGTCTGGCAATCACGCTGGCCGTTACCGCCGTGCCGTTCACATTTGTGGCGGCGCGCATCGCAACGACGCTCCCCAGCAAACCGCTACGCATCGCGTTTGGCGTGTTTATTCTTGCCATCGCCGCGCAAATGGCGTATCGCGCGCTCGCGCACAAAAAACGCGAAGGCGAACCGCGCGTGCTGCCGTGGCCGTTTGCCGCAATCGTCGGCGCGATCGGCGGTTCGCTCTCGGGCATCTTCAGCGTCGGCGGCGCGGTGTTCGCCGTACCGGTCATGTCCACGTTTTTCGGTTTGAGTCAAGTGGCCGCGCAAGGCATGGGGCTCGCGCTGGTCGCTCCGGGAACGGTGGTGAGCATCGCGACGTTCGCTGCCGCTCACGACGTCGATTGGATTACCGGCATCGCGCTGGCGATCGGCGGCGTTTACTCCGTTCCGCAGGGCGTCAATCTCGCCAAGCGCCTTCCCGAGCGCGGGCTACGCCTGATATTCGCCGCTTTCATGCTCGCATCGGCATTGGGGCTGTTCTTCCGAGCCTAA